The sequence below is a genomic window from Bactrocera neohumeralis isolate Rockhampton chromosome 4, APGP_CSIRO_Bneo_wtdbg2-racon-allhic-juicebox.fasta_v2, whole genome shotgun sequence.
gtaaatggtTTATTGATCGGTATCCACTTCCACTTATTGAGTTCTTCCAAATCGTTGCCACCAATCCAGTAAATGAAGCCTGGCTCCTCGTCGTTAATACGCGCTTGAACGAAATCTAAGCCAAACAAAAAGTTGTTAATGAGCGTTACTTACTAAAactaattttagtaaaaaactaTGAACTTACTGTTCTTCACTAAAAACATTTGCAATTTGACAATTTTCTCACGATCATTCAAAACCACCAGACTGCTGTTATAGCGCTCACAAAACTCATAAGCACTTTGCCAGCTCAGCTTTGcagataaaataattaaaattaaatttttaagtttcttcGGTTTCTTAATTATAGTAATTTCAAGTAATTGTTATAGAATTTCACCTACCGGCTGTCTGTGCCAAACTGTGTACTCCGTCTTGCCGAAACGCACCGAATAAGCGCCTTCAgctgttaataaaatttttttagtcgaAATATTCAAATCACCCAACATTTCCGTTACCATTTGAATACAATTCTCCAGAGTCCATTTCCCATCCTTCAATGTCTGCTCTTGCCAATGCGAGTACTTGGAGCAAAACGAAAGAGACTAGAAAGCAAATATCCTGTCTTCCCATGACCGCACTTTTTAATAAGCTGAAAGAATAAGAAGAACCACTGCcagtgaaaatattattacaattgaAAACTAAACGACTTAACTTCATCTCAATTCAGCTTTTTCTTCGCAACCGTTTAAAATCGATCTGTTAtgctaatatacatatttacttttttaattaatgcgtgcgaaattaaattataatgtaTCAACCTAGATCggtgtatatataattataaaaaattaataggtACGTTAAAAGAGCATAGCATAACTAggctaatttcaaaaaaaaagcgaaTCGAAAATGAAGCAAAAAAGTACAGTGGATTCAGACTGGTAGTAGTGTTTCCTTATAATAAAACTCATTCTTTGCCAAGACAAGACTCCacggaaaattatttattaaatcaatatattgagtgctcaaaaatgcagttcttTCAGTCGAGATGTATAAGTTGGTTTTCcagatttcttgaaagacaactgccAAATAAATAGTTGTGTgtcactcagaatttactgctCTGTACTATTCTAGCCGTATGGTTACGACGTGTCCAGTTTTTCCAAACACAGACAACTCTTTGCTTAGAAGTACTTCGTGCGCGAACACCTTCTGTTGGGTTCCACTCATCTTGAACACTCATACAGTCGATTGTTGTCTACATTCGGGCCTATACGTATTAATTCAAGATTCGTCACCCGTCACGTTGTCACATACGTGTTT
It includes:
- the LOC126755318 gene encoding C-type lectin domain family 4 member K-like, whose product is MGRQDICFLVSFVLLQVLALARADIEGWEMDSGELYSNAEGAYSVRFGKTEYTVWHRQPLSWQSAYEFCERYNSSLVVLNDREKIVKLQMFLVKNNFVQARINDEEPGFIYWIGGNDLEELNKWKWIPINKPFTYTHWLVGEPTRSSSQRCVEMGDKALGRWSNSPCSFKRYFICERSFKSVRQRTEL